The region GATAGTTCGTCTCTTTGCTTTTTCGCTGCTTTCTCTGTACGCTCGAGAGCTCTTTCAGCTCTGCCTGCGCCCTCGGTAAAGCTTCCAGTGTTCAACACCATATTTACGGTGAGATTACCTAATGATCGTGACGCCATGAACCATCTTTCCCGAGACTAACGCGGCATTTCCGCTACTTATTACTTTCATTACGCTTAGCAACACTCTTAAGCGCGGCAAAAATATCATCTATGCTTGCTTCTTTGTCTTCCTTAGGAACTTCGTACAATTTGAAATCAGAAAGAGCCAGAGAGCCCGACTGATCCTTAATGCTGTGCGCAATACCAAAGTAAGGCATAAATGCCTCCAGCATATCCACTGATCGGCGCTGCATAGACAAAGGGCCATTTTTCATCCTATAAGACTGCCAAGTAAGCACTTCTTTATAGGTTAGGTTTTGCTTTGCTCCTTCGAGCGTGTTTCCGCCGATTCCTGCGAGGACGAGGTCACACCAGAACTCATCATCGGCTGAGATTGCTTTGGGTCAGCTTCTAAACCCAAACCATTTACCTCATAAATCACTGCCAGAAGGGCCATTGATAAACCAGCGCACATAGGACCATGGTCTTCGTTCCCAATTACATCGCCAACATGAAATATTGGCTTACCTTCTGCATCAACTATGCTCGAAGATATTTTTGAAGCGATAGCCAAATCACTTTCTTTTGCAGATTTACTTTCTTCAATCAATGTTAAGAAAGATTTTTTCCGCACGTAAACAATGGCTTTAAAAGACTCATCGCGGCCATCAACCATCCATTCTATTTCTTTACGCTCTGGTTTAGCCGGTGCGAAGGCACCGGCTGTTTTTAGCATATCGACACTAAGTTGTTGCATGTTGTCTCCATTCAATTAGGCTGATTTTGGAACTAGAACCGGGTCACCTGATATTTGAATACCAACTGTTGATTGAACAACCGCATTCAAAGCGAAGCTGAAAGGATAGCTGTTCATGAATCCAACAAATGGAATCCAACTTCTAGTCTCAGGCAAGTCCCATTGATGCTTGCCATCGCTATCGAGAACAATAAGAGGTTTGATATCTTTTCCGTCACCCCACCCTAAGGCCCACTCTAGTTTAGTTCCTGCTGTTTTTAGCTGATGTAAGCGCACATGACTTCCGTCAGAAGGATCTACGTTGATGCCAAAACTTGCTGTTCCGGGAGTCGCCAATCCACTTTCATAGTCACGGGCATCGGCCTCCAAACAGGTCGTTTCAATTTGCTCAATGGTCGAGTCAATACCATCAATAGAGGTAACACAACTGACCGCAAGCAACGAACCGTCTGCTGGGTCAATGGCATACAGTTGCGTGCCCTGGGTTTTTATTGCCATGGGTTTATCTCCAGAATAATTACTTAGAAAAAAGCCAGACTGATGTCTGGCTTATAATTGGCTTGTGGCGATATTTAGCGGTTAACCAACCAATCGACATCAAATCCATTTCGATAATTCATCGTGTTGTCGTCGCGACTTTCAGGTCGATATGAAGTTACATACGCATGAGGCTCTATTGCAT is a window of Vibrio porteresiae DSM 19223 DNA encoding:
- a CDS encoding phage tail assembly chaperone family protein, TAC, which codes for MQQLSVDMLKTAGAFAPAKPERKEIEWMVDGRDESFKAIVYVRKKSFLTLIEESKSAKESDLAIASKISSSIVDAEGKPIFHVGDVIGNEDHGPMCAGLSMALLAVIYEVNGLGLEADPKQSQPMMSSGVTSSSQESAETRSKEQSKT
- a CDS encoding phage tail tube protein: MAIKTQGTQLYAIDPADGSLLAVSCVTSIDGIDSTIEQIETTCLEADARDYESGLATPGTASFGINVDPSDGSHVRLHQLKTAGTKLEWALGWGDGKDIKPLIVLDSDGKHQWDLPETRSWIPFVGFMNSYPFSFALNAVVQSTVGIQISGDPVLVPKSA